A single genomic interval of Mycobacterium sp. DL592 harbors:
- a CDS encoding polyketide cyclase, giving the protein MSNDITLAEVQEFIAGFWYHYDQGHFDEVGVRLGQEMEYLSRSDSGNCPFEHLLAAELHGKAETLAWLTAHRNENPYPCRHHATNVFRTGAVGDVTSVRFYLFVNQITNNVPFAVSSGIVDAGIRRSAEGLVFTSLTVRLDAEDSIPFAQHTANAAPASTQPA; this is encoded by the coding sequence ATGAGCAACGACATCACCCTGGCCGAGGTTCAGGAGTTCATCGCGGGATTCTGGTACCACTACGACCAGGGCCACTTCGACGAAGTCGGTGTCCGTCTCGGCCAGGAGATGGAGTACCTGAGCCGGTCCGACTCGGGCAATTGTCCGTTCGAGCATCTGCTGGCCGCGGAGTTGCACGGCAAGGCGGAAACACTCGCCTGGCTGACCGCGCACCGCAACGAGAATCCCTATCCGTGCCGACACCACGCCACCAACGTCTTCCGCACCGGTGCCGTCGGCGACGTGACGAGTGTCCGGTTCTATCTGTTCGTCAACCAGATCACCAACAACGTGCCGTTCGCCGTGTCCAGCGGCATCGTCGACGCCGGCATCCGACGCTCGGCCGAGGGACTGGTATTCACCTCGCTGACAGTGCGACTCGACGCCGAGGACTCGATTCCGTTCGCGCAACACACCGCCAACGCCGCACCCGCCAGCACGCAACCGGCGTGA
- a CDS encoding SDR family NAD(P)-dependent oxidoreductase has product MSARETFGGGVAVITGAGAGIGAGLARHASRLGMTVVLADVDAAAVAALRDELTAAGGSAIDAVCDVRDADAVQALADDVYRDVGDVRLLVNNAGVEQFGYLWDTPVANWQRVVDINISGVFHGIRAFLPKMMATEAPAWVWNLSSIGGVAVIPLQAPYIMSKHAVLALTECLHLEVQSAGHAHHLHVQAVLPGAVVSNIFESAGGVQSGDTGAAEAQRTAMLDIKAAAMDPLAAAEVVFEQATEDRFYLLTQPDYVGSAMAERARVLTTQEAPRLRTGRRFDPAQD; this is encoded by the coding sequence GTGAGCGCACGCGAGACCTTCGGTGGTGGCGTCGCAGTCATCACCGGCGCCGGTGCCGGGATCGGCGCCGGCTTGGCCCGCCACGCCAGCCGGTTGGGCATGACGGTGGTTCTGGCCGACGTCGACGCCGCGGCCGTGGCAGCGCTGCGCGACGAGCTCACTGCCGCAGGTGGGTCGGCGATCGACGCGGTGTGCGACGTGCGCGACGCCGACGCGGTCCAGGCGTTGGCCGATGACGTGTACCGCGATGTGGGCGACGTACGACTGCTGGTCAACAATGCCGGCGTCGAGCAGTTCGGCTATCTGTGGGACACCCCGGTCGCCAACTGGCAGCGGGTTGTCGACATCAACATCAGCGGTGTCTTCCACGGTATCCGGGCGTTCCTGCCCAAGATGATGGCCACCGAGGCACCTGCATGGGTGTGGAACCTGTCCTCGATCGGTGGGGTTGCGGTGATCCCCCTGCAGGCGCCCTACATCATGAGCAAGCACGCGGTGCTCGCCCTGACCGAGTGCCTGCATCTTGAAGTGCAATCCGCAGGCCATGCTCACCACCTCCACGTGCAGGCGGTGCTGCCCGGCGCGGTCGTGTCCAACATCTTCGAGTCTGCCGGCGGTGTGCAATCCGGTGACACCGGTGCCGCCGAGGCTCAGCGGACCGCCATGCTGGACATCAAGGCCGCGGCCATGGACCCGCTGGCCGCCGCGGAAGTGGTGTTCGAACAAGCCACCGAAGACCGCTTTTATCTTCTGACTCAACCCGATTACGTCGGATCGGCAATGGCGGAACGTGCCCGCGTATTGACCACTCAAGAGGCGCCGCGGTTGCGTACCGGGCGCCGATTCGATCCGGCCCAGGACTGA
- a CDS encoding alpha/beta hydrolase codes for MRLPRLDPDAAHRVASFGEPTPMRVRGLAAVRAGLETAPRPDMPPMAEISELAAPGRAGPIPLRLYRPTTEPRPPVLVYFHGGGLVMGSNHSFEPLARELAHASSAAVVAVDYRLAPESPPPAQFDDAYAATDWVAAHADTLDLDRRRLAVVGDSAGGSLAAAVALAARDKRGPRICAQVLLYPGLDRDMGATSITAMPDAPLLSRDDIVYMHELVDQGAGAPRDPYQIPAYARDLGGLPAAVVVTGECDPIRDWGERYACRLRDAGVQTTVTRYPGMYHGFLMRSDATARGRLAIAEIGALLRAKFSHPLDGSEAPDERTLPGPSDSPPPTIESLTTEGDHHAD; via the coding sequence GTGCGTCTCCCCCGACTGGATCCGGACGCCGCGCACCGCGTCGCCTCGTTCGGTGAGCCGACCCCGATGCGCGTCCGCGGATTGGCCGCGGTGCGGGCCGGCCTCGAAACCGCGCCGCGCCCGGACATGCCGCCGATGGCCGAGATCAGCGAGTTGGCGGCACCCGGCCGCGCAGGGCCGATCCCGCTGCGCCTATACCGGCCGACGACCGAGCCTCGTCCACCGGTGTTGGTGTACTTCCACGGCGGCGGACTGGTGATGGGCAGTAACCACTCGTTCGAACCGCTGGCACGCGAATTGGCCCACGCCAGCAGCGCCGCGGTAGTAGCCGTCGACTATCGGCTGGCACCAGAGTCACCGCCGCCGGCTCAATTCGATGACGCCTACGCGGCCACCGACTGGGTTGCTGCCCACGCCGATACCCTTGACCTCGACCGGCGTCGACTGGCAGTCGTCGGAGACAGCGCCGGCGGTTCCCTGGCTGCCGCCGTGGCATTAGCGGCCCGCGATAAGCGCGGACCTCGAATCTGTGCGCAGGTATTGCTCTACCCCGGACTGGACCGGGACATGGGCGCCACGTCGATCACCGCCATGCCGGATGCACCGCTGCTGAGCCGCGACGACATCGTCTACATGCACGAACTGGTCGACCAAGGCGCTGGCGCACCCCGGGACCCCTACCAAATCCCGGCCTATGCACGCGATCTGGGCGGCCTGCCGGCCGCTGTCGTGGTCACCGGCGAATGCGACCCGATTCGGGACTGGGGGGAACGTTATGCGTGCCGGCTGCGTGACGCCGGCGTTCAGACGACGGTTACTCGCTATCCGGGTATGTATCACGGCTTTCTGATGCGCTCCGATGCCACGGCACGCGGACGCCTCGCGATCGCCGAGATCGGCGCCCTGCTACGCGCCAAGTTCAGCCACCCGCTCGACGGCAGCGAAGCTCCCGATGAACGGACGCTGCCCGGACCATCCGACTCACCGCCGCCCACAATCGAGAGCCTCACCACCGAAGGAGACCATCATGCTGACTGA